From the Musa acuminata AAA Group cultivar baxijiao chromosome BXJ3-1, Cavendish_Baxijiao_AAA, whole genome shotgun sequence genome, the window TCAATAAATGTAGCTAAGTTTTTTTGAAGAAATGACCCAAAAGGGAAAGCTTGTGTCAGCAATAAGGGGGCTTAGGAATTGGGCGTGAAACTTTAAAGAGATCATTGAGCTTCTAATTTGTGCCTCTATTAATAACGATTTATTGGAAGAGTTCTGAATGCAAATTTGATTCTCGTTAACTGATTCGTTGATGATATAATCGAATTAATTTTTTGGACCTCTTGTAACCATATGTAGACCGGCGTTTCACTTCTTGCATGGGCCACCTATGCAATATCAAAATGTATAATGTTTATGTTATAACATGTGGGGAGATGGGGGTCTTTAGGCTCATATGGTATGATCTGCAAATTGAATAActaattattgattttagataacAGTTCAGTGTTGATTTTGATTGATTAGTTAATTTTGTTCTATCTGAAAATAGAATGTACTGTTCGTAGTATCATAGCCAGGTCTTAAAACTTAGTGCTAAAGTTGATGGCACTAGTAAACCTTTTGTGACAGTAAAACGTCTCAAGCTCACTGTCACACACACATAGAGAAAGAGAGGATGTAGAAATGAGTGGGGTAGTTGTGGTAcctcttgctgaaaatatgtaggTTACAACTGATTTCATATATGAAAATTGTTTCATGAAGGCTAAGTTCAGATGTGCTTATTGTCTTGTTTCGTTCCTCTCTCTTTTTGTTCTTTGTTCTCTCTGCTAATTTTGTGAACACTGTTTCATCTATGATAATCTTTCTATTAGTGTTATTTAACTTTAAATGTTTCATGTGATTATTCTATTTTGGACTACTACATTGGATGTTGGATCTCTTTAGAAAATTATTCTATTTGGATGACTACCAGATTGGCTTTTGGTATGTTGAGACGACGCTTAGGTTGAACCAGTCTAgccctatgatttttcccttacttTTTGTTAGTACCTACGgttattattatttgaatttactGTAGACCATGGAATGATGGGACTTTACTGGGTATAATGTTAAAGTTTATCATGGGACTTTACTGTAGGCACcttgtattctttttctttttctttcttgtccTCCCTCTCTTTAGTCTATGTCCCTGAATCTTGTGACCTCTCATTCTTGAGGAGTGCACATGCAAAGAATCAGACATGATGGAGATCTTGATCCTAAGCATCAAAGTTAATGCCGGAGGCCCATAGCTGCGTACCTACAAGGCAAGATGTATAACATGGTCCTCATAATATTGACAAGCTAGGTACAATTTGGATCTAGATGGTTAAATTGGGCAGTGATGTAGTTGATTAGAAACTTGTATAGGATACCTTTTAATCTTAAACGGCTGGTAAGAGACAGCTGATGTGGTATTTAAATCTTGTAAATTTTCTATAGCATGTGCATTTTACCTTTTTGATTGATTGTTTATTGATTGACCTCAGGATGCTGCAGACAGGCACCACACCAGATGATGAATCATACAATTTGGTTATCGGCCTTCTAATTCTTATGAACCAGATAGATTCCGCATTGAAATATATGGATTTGACGATAAAATCAGGTTACATGATATCGTCAAGTGTCTTTATGGATTGTGTACGGAGCTGTGTAAATGCTGGAAAGCTGGACACTCTAGCATCCATCATAGAGAAATGCAAGGtactgatcaagttttgcaaataACTACGATTACCAACACTTTGTCATTTATGGCCACTGTCTGCGATGCCCCTCTGTATAGTTGCATTTGGGAGTAGTGATTCTCGTCTTTCACAATTAGTTAACTCTGTTCTGTCATCTTTTTTTAAGTTTTGATTTGGTTTCCCTGTTTGGGTGTTTCTCAGACAACAGACCAAAACAAAGCCTTATGCCCAAGCTGGAATTTGTGTAACTATATTGCAGATGTTGCTTTGCAAGCAGATCATAGCAAATTGGCATATTTCTCCTTGGAGTTTTTGGCTCGATGGATTGCTCGTGGTGAGATTGCTAGGCCACCAGTTCTGCTTTCAGCCGAGGAAGGTTTAGTTGTCTCAGCACTTGGTGCTGCCGGTAGAACATACAACTCTACTCTTCTAGATGCTGCATGGTCAATCTTGCGACGTTCACTGCgtcagaaaagggccccaagtccAGAGACTTACCTTGCAAAGATATATGCACACTCATCGTTGGGACAGTTACAACGTGCTTTTGCTAGCCTCAATGAATTTGAAACTGTGTATGGGAATTCTGAAGAAGTTGATCAGGAGCTGTTCTCACCTTTTACATCTTTATATCCACTGGTTGTTGCTTGCTGCACGAATGGATTCTCAACTTTGGATTCGGTATGGTTGCACACTATTAAAATTGAATACCCTGGCCTCACAAGTGTTATGAATTTCACATTATTCAATATGTGCAACTGGAACACAGTAGTTCTGATCTGGTGAACCACTATTTTATGTGTTAGACCTGCTTGAAAAAGGTTCTGTCTTGGTTCTAGCATAATAACTTTTTGTCTTCATCTTACCATTGAGTTGAGCTATGTTAGTGGTTTTTCTTGTGGATTAGTAGCACAATCAACAAGCATGAAGATTAATGAATCTGAATCCTTAAGTCTTCGTATTTTATGTTATCTAAAGCTTCCGCCTTTTTTGTCCATGAAACACATTGGAACATCTACCCTGCAGATTATTTTGGATTTTGTTTTTCCGAATCATCCGTGTCTTATTAATAATCTTTCAGTGTAAACTATCACTGCAACTTAATTCCAgtttcatgcttaatgatgaattTAGCCTTGGATGACTGCATCAACACTGATTCAGAATCTTGATATTAATTGGTACACAGTTGGCAAATGATGGCCATAAGATGAATTTGGTTTTGGCCAGTTGATTTTATTCAGTCCGTAGGTCACCAAAAAAATTTGACACTTTAAACTTTTGTCATGTGGTGTATACTGTTACTGTTtgcaagagtggatgatcttctagttAACCTATTTTGTGAAAATGTCGTTCAGGTGTATATTCAATTGGAGAATTTAAGCCGTGCCGATCCCCCTTACAAGTCTGTTGCTGCTCTCAACTGTGTGATCTTAGGTTGTGCAAACATATGGGATCTTGATCGAGCATATGAGACTTTTGAGGCCATCAGTGAAAAGATTGGAATGACACCTGATGTACATTCTTATAATGCTTTAATGTCTGCATTCGGAAAGCTCAAAAAGGTTACTTGTCTTGCTTCATGTTAGTTCTTGAATATAATTATCTACCTTTGTTCCCGTGTGGTTGccattgtttttcttttctgtttgaaaattgaaagaatgTTGCCTGACAGACCGctgaagctagcaaagtgtttgagcaTTTACTGAGCTTGGGTGTGAAACCAAATGCAACGACATATTCGTTGCTTGTTGATACTCATCTTGTCAATCGGGATCAAAAAGCTGCTCTCTCAGTAATTGATGCGATGGTATGACCCTCTTTCTAAACTCTTCTAGTGATGCTGTTTCAATCAGGAAACAACTTGGGTTTTGGTTTCCTGCTTATGTTTCAGGTCGAGGCAGGCTTCACACCATCAAAGGAAACACTAAAAAGGGTTCGAAGACGCTGCTCACGGGAATTAGATTTtgatagtgatgaaaggctacagTCTCTTGCTCAAAGGTTCAAGTATAGAATGGGTAATGAATCACGTAGAGAGATGCTCTATAATCTCGAGTACAGCACCAACTATTAGTAAGAGGTACTCTTCACTTTCCGACCTAGACTGATGCTTTGGTTGCTTGGGCAGCTAATATCAGCATCGAGATAGAAAATTTAGTTTTTGGCAACAAGCTGTTTGCTTGTCTGGTTGAAGTGCAGAATCATAACCTGGATCTCTTTCGAACTCACCAGGCTGCTGGATACTTTTGATGGCTGGCTGATGAAGAACGACTCAAGCTCATGTAAATTTCTTGTTTGTAATCAAATTTTAACGAAATGAGAAACCGTGGTAGGATCATATTCAACATGTTGGCAGTTTGCTTCATTTTCAGTTGCAACTTAGTCACTAAAACTGGGCTTCGTCTGTCAAAACGAATTTGTTGTAGTTCTTCAAAATAAGGTTTTTTAACTTTGCAGGATCACACTACGTCGTTGATTTATGCTACACTTTTGTTTCCTATAATGTTCATTCCATCTTCTTTAACCATGGTGTGAGATGCTGCATGTAGGCGCCGTGTGTTGATGCTTGACGGGCATCCCTTCTGCTACAGCGGCCCAGGTTCGAGTGGAGTCGAAGGATTACAATGTGCTGCCTTTTTTGGTCCCTTTCGGAGTCCAATGTGAAGAGTCCTAGAAATGGCAATATTCAAGGTGCTTACTAACTTATCAACGACTTATTTCCACTTAAGGggctcaaaaatataaaataacgaaAGAAAACATATATTTCTCTTTATGTACAAGTGAGTGGCTGGCAATAATTCCAAATGAAAAAGGAAAAGACAAAATATcttacaataataaaatgcatcaGTTTTCCTTTATTTTTAGCCATAttttgaagaatatatatatatatatatataatcttgccTGGCATGGAGTAAATCGACTATATCTCATTCCGAATGACTGACGATTGCAGCACAAAAATGATAGGGATTTAGCCAACTCATGAATATGTATCATTATCTCATGACAGATGACATAATGAGAATTTCTATTATGTAAATTGTATATAGATTCAAATATGATACTTATCAACTGTGCAGCGATATGCTGACTACAAGATGGGAATTTGAACCAGCTTAAAGTAAGCAGAAGCCCAGTTTATTGTTGGGGCTGGTTGTGCCTGTACACAAGGCATGGTTTCTTCATGTAAGAGGTCTAAAGCCTTGTGAGAGTAGACGTAGCTGGTCAAAAGGCAACTCAAATGACACAAGTGTTTGGATTGTGTTGTATCAAGAAGGCTGCTGATGATAAATCTCCCATGAATGCAACTTTATGTCCTTATCAGATATCTTAATCATCTCCCGTTTGAATCACTCATGTGATCTTAGAATTGTCAGCTTCTGAGGATCTCACTCCTCATGATTTGACTGGTGATATGAAAATGATCTGAGTCAACACATTCCCCAACCCTCATATGTTTGACTGAAAAGGCAGAGAGCAGTGAGGAAATGCATGACTGAACATGGTCCAGTTGTCATTAGCTTAAGGTGTCAAGTTGTAGTCTTTTTCTGAAAGGGAAAAGATGGTGCAGTGTCCAATATTCTTGGAGAGTACTCTCACTCGATCCACTCCACAagcagcatctctctctctcttcggcaGTATTTCCTTTTTTTTGGATCCTTGGTAGACACAATGATAAGGATCTTTTGCCTTGTTTCAAAGTCAAATGATTCCCATGTCTGTACTCTTTCAAGGCAATCCGAGAACATTCCATCGAAGGGATGTGATGGCAACAGCGCCACCATGCAGATAAGTGCTTGGTTTTGGCGGCTGTTTGGTGGCGGTTCTTGGGCAGGTGCTGCACCATTAAAAATGGTGTGCCACTTTTGTCTTCGAACTTACGAGGGCTAAGTCTGATTGGCCATCAGAAGAGTTTGGGATGTCTAAAACTTCCTGCAGAAGCTCACCAACCAATGTGTAAAGGTCTGATTTGTTGGAAAGATGTTTTTGTGCCATGCAGCTTGTTCCTACATGATAAGGATCCTTGGTAGACACAATGATAAGGATCTTTTGCCTTGTTTCAAAGTCAAATGATTCCCATGTCTGTACTCTTTCAAGGCAATCCGAGAACATTCCATCGAAGGGATGTGATGGCAACAGCGCCACCATGCAGATAAGTGCTTGGTTTTGGCGGCTGTTTGGTGGCGGTTCTTGGGCAGGTGCTGCACCATTAAAAATGGTGTGCCACTTTTGTCTTCGAACTTACGAGGGCTAAGTCTGATTGGCCATCAGAAGAGTTTGGGATGTCTAAAACTTCCTGCAGAAGCTCACCAACCAATGTGTAAAGGTCTGATTTGTTGGAAAGATGTTTTTGTGCCATGCAGCTTGTTCCTACATGAAGCTTCAGCATGCATGTCCTCATCCAATCAACAGGCACCAAGACAAAAAGTTTGGTTCAGTGGATAAATTGAAGTTTAAAATCTCCTCAAACAAGTTGAGTTTATTGGATTTTTGTTTCTTCATTTAAGACTTATGTTGGTTTCTGAATTATCAGTCTTCTATTCCTCTGTCAACTCTTCCATTCTTATCTgaaatattttagcatttatagtcttttatatttattatttatattttaatacttCCTCTCATACACAGACCAACAAAATACCTCAATTTCATTATATAAATGGAGAACAAAGTTCAACATGGAGGTTCAAACTCAAGATCTCCTCTTGACACAGGGAAAAGCCTAAGCCAATAGATGAAATATCATTTATATTCTTTGTATATTACAATATTTTTGTTGTAGCCAAATCTAAAAATGAAGTCCAAACTTACCTGTGCAAGTATTATTTTGTGGTAGACCATCCAATTCCCAGTAAGAAGAAACACTCCTactattttttcaaaaataactttaatgTTTTCAGCACAAAGATGCATGAAATTTACATGATTCATGATAATTAAAATTGTCTCAAACAGGTTTTAAATGTCACCTAATtagcaaattctttgagttagtaaaAGATATCACAATACAATAACATCTCAAATAAAATGCAAAAGCAGCTTTAAATCATGCCAAGTCTACATGAAAAATGCTCTCATATTATACATAAGTCTATTAGCATTTGCACTCTCATATTAAATTGGGTGATAATGATTAGTATCATAGTTAATCTAATATTTGACATAATAGATGACTCAAGTAGGAAAATATCAATTATGAACAGAGTCAAAGAATATGTCATGACATGAAGAGCATTGaagatgaaatcaaatcctcttATGTGAGGTGAGGAAGATTATAATACTTTAGTTTTAAGATGTACAAAAatctttataaaagaaaaagagttaTGGTGTTCCAATATATAATAGATATTATTCTTGCCCTCATCCTCTTAGATCAACtcagtatattatatatataattaatgatCATGACAAAAACCATCAGTCTATGTTTAAGAGCCAGTAATTAACTGAAGGGAAGCATATTGACTCCAATTTCTTGTAAGTAGGAACAAGCTAAGGAATaatctaataaaatatatttcaagGAATGCTCCCCATGTGAGAGACATGATAATGATTGTCATAACAGTACAAAATGCTAGTTAATTAATCCAAAGTTGATAATCTTTTCAATAAAAACTTCTACaacatttttattttgatgtcaATCTTAAGACCCACACCACCTTTGAAACCCTCTAATCTAAAGTCATATTTGATTGTCTTTCTTGTAGGTAATGATAGGTAAACTAGAGGTTGCCTTTACTAAGAGGGTGGGAATATACTAataaataatttgatctatgaGAGTATGGGTGAATGAAACTTCTGTCATTTCAAGCTAATAAGTTCTAAAATAATTTCaaagcttttttatttttatttttatttacattaATTAACATAAGTTGGATATCTATTAAAAAGAAATATTATCTATCAATATATTCTCTCAATCTCACAAGTATTCTAAACATTTCTAAGGCATAAGCCTTTTTCTAGATTAAAAGCAGCAGGGATGATGAACATCATATTTAGCATTTAGAAGATGTTTTTATCTTTCTTGAGTAGTGAAAAAAAAATTTAGCATACAATATTCTTTTTAATAGTGAAAAAGCCTTAAAGGGTTAATACCTTCAAAATATTTAGGACTAACTAATTATCTTGTCTCAACATATAAGCTTAAATATATTATaggataaattataataaaaataataatacattaagGGGAGAGAAGGCTATCTCAATGAATTCGCTTACGAGCATTAAACCATTTAGAGGATAAATCATTATAAACGctacaataaaataaaaaaaaagtaatataaattttaatctaACTCAAAAACTTGGAActtcaaaatataattttaaccaGAGTAGTAACCAAGagaatttatcatatgcattctCAAGATTCaactaaatattaaattatttacgCGTGTTATCTATTTATCTAAGATTAAAAGTAAACTATTTTTTATTAATGATAGAAGAAGATTTCTAACATGATTTAAAAGGAATTCAATaagaaatttataaataatattatacaaAACAATATGGTGATTGATAATTGTAGCGGAAAAATTCAATTTGAAAGTATAAACATGTTTGATAAATTTTTAAGGATCCCTAATAAACATATTTTATAGTTTTTAAAACTTTATGGTTCTCAAACAAAAAAATCTCATTTCTTTTTGGTCATTTTCTCTGAAAAGAGATTGACATTCTACATTTTTTTTCCTCCAATCTACACTACTTTGATTTTGTCTCGTGTCCTAAGGTGTGATCTGATGCGCCAAATACGTGGGAGTCAAAACCCCGGCCCCCATTTCCCGCCAATTTCTTGATGAAGATGCCCATCGGACGCTTCAGATCCGCACACAGTGAAGAACTGGGAAACGAACGGATGAGATCGGTCGTAATCGACTGCTATAGTATAACACGTTTAAACGCAAAAAGGCCCGTCTCCGGCTCGGTTCCGGAGCGCCATCCAAAGCACTGCTTCGGATCCGAGCGAGGTGCTTCCTTCCCCTGACCCGTCGTCGAAGTTTTCGTAACACACGCCTCTTTCTCTCTCACTTTATCTTTTCCCCCAAAAAAACCCCCTTTTATCGCAGacagaacgagagagagagagagagagagagatccattaGGGTGATCGTGCCCTCATTTCTCGCAGAACCCTAACCCTAAGCACCGATTCTGAGCGCGGAGGAACCCTAACTCCATTTCCGGGACGATCGAGTCCATTACCATTTCGGTCCGCGACCTGCGTCAATTCGCTGAGCCGAAGCGCCCGGGAGAGATCCCCGAGTTTTGCGCCCACTGGTTGGTTTTCTACCCCTCCCGGACCCATCCGTTCGTCGATCCGGTGCCCTGCGCTGTGGTAGGTTCTggattctcttcttctcctttgtctTCTGTGTTTTGCTGGGCTGGTTGGTTCTTGATTTACCGGTCGAGGCCCGGAATTGTGTGGGCTACTTGCCGATTCGAAGAGGAATGTCGCGGAGAGCTCCTAGATTTGGTGGGTCTCGTCTTACTAGGTGTCGGGACTGGGTTTGGGGCGCGGGGAGTTCGGTGGCTACGGAGTAGCAGTTCCATACTTTTCTGGTTGTCTGCATCTTATGGTGTGTTTTGGGTTGAGTCAGAGGCCTTCGAGTCATCGTTAGGATTCCAGATTTAGTACGATTTAGGTCTTTGTTCTCTTTAACTTTATCTTGGACTATTTtgcctgagaactgatgattaagAGCATGTTTGTGCTCATTTGAGCGCAAACTTGGGTGTAATTTCTGAAATGGAGATTTGAAATTGGGGGCTTGACTTGCCTTTTTTCCCTTGTTTTCTCTAAAGATGTAGCTAAGCTGTTATTTGAGCACAGCCTATTGCTGATAAAGGTATTTTTCGTTAGGGGATGAATGGAGGTCATCTTATTGGATATGTGCAACAATAGGTGTGCCTACTACGGAATGGCTATggataaattaatttttagaaCTAGAAACATCTTCAAGATAATTGATGCTTTGGATGAGGATAATATAGAAGCTCTTTGATTTTTCTTCAAATATACTCTTTTAAACATACAACTCATATCATCTGCTGCTTCTTTGTCTCTATCTTTCTCTGTCATGCCTTTCTTAGTTCCATAGTTTAATGCGTGTTCTATGTTTACTTATTTGctatcttctttttttgttcttttgttcaTGGATGAAGTTGGGACACATTACCTAGGTCATTTGAAATCAGTATAGATTTCAGAGAATAAATCCTTGATTCGAGGGTTGGGGCACCTGAAGTACTCCAGAAACTCAATATCTAAGTTGCCTGAGAATTGAGAAGTGTGTATACTGTAAGATTTCTTGGTTTGTTTTTCACATACTATAAGATGAAAGCTTCCTTCATCAAGGCCTCAAATCCCAGCTTCCCTCCCCCGTTCCTGTCTAAAAGGTTCCATAATATCTTGTAGAATTTTGATCTGCTTTCCATCCTCCCAGGCATTCTCTTTGAGGCCTCAGAATTTGTTACTTTCTTAGATTTCTtgtagttttctt encodes:
- the LOC103986700 gene encoding pentatricopeptide repeat-containing protein At1g26460, mitochondrial, with the translated sequence MAAILLRSRFLLPKPLTPAPFIRSISAFPFLSQEPQLEEPPSSPTASASPLPPSPSTGSPFYQENWRSPNPAPGVGPLVGGQSLVPMGPSATARMMAFSQTLDVSSLMNVFADWMTSQRWSDVKQLFEFWIRSLDASGKPNKPDVHLFNHYLRANLMMGATAGELLDLVAQMQEYQIAPNTASYNLVLKAMFQARESEAAEKLVDRMLQTGTTPDDESYNLVIGLLILMNQIDSALKYMDLTIKSGYMISSSVFMDCVRSCVNAGKLDTLASIIEKCKTTDQNKALCPSWNLCNYIADVALQADHSKLAYFSLEFLARWIARGEIARPPVLLSAEEGLVVSALGAAGRTYNSTLLDAAWSILRRSLRQKRAPSPETYLAKIYAHSSLGQLQRAFASLNEFETVYGNSEEVDQELFSPFTSLYPLVVACCTNGFSTLDSVYIQLENLSRADPPYKSVAALNCVILGCANIWDLDRAYETFEAISEKIGMTPDVHSYNALMSAFGKLKKTAEASKVFEHLLSLGVKPNATTYSLLVDTHLVNRDQKAALSVIDAMVEAGFTPSKETLKRVRRRCSRELDFDSDERLQSLAQRFKYRMGNESRREMLYNLEYSTNY